Proteins from a genomic interval of Cygnus olor isolate bCygOlo1 chromosome 9, bCygOlo1.pri.v2, whole genome shotgun sequence:
- the PLSCR1 gene encoding phospholipid scramblase 1: MQAHNPAPAPGFAHVGYAQGSQVPYGYPQYAPGNFQGGAGAGPYGFQPQPMGGPPGLGGPPIQNQPTAKDGTIWMPIPPPPPNCPPGLEYLTQIDQILIHQQTELLEIFLGFESNNKYEIKNTLGQRVYFVVEDTDCCTRNCCGPSRPFTIRIMDNLGREVITLQRPLRCSSCCFPCCLQEIEIQAPPGTPVGYVVQNWHPCLPKFTVQDERRMDVLKISGPCVVCSCCEDVNFEVKTLDEISTIGKISKQWTGFLKEAFTDADNFGVAFPMDLDVKMKAVMIGACFLIDFMFFERIGDNPQRTGVWQ, translated from the exons ATGCAAG CACATAACCCTGCACCGGCACCTGGATTTGCACATGTTGGCTATGCACAGGGAAGTCAGGTCCCCTATGGCTACCCGCAGTATGCACCTGGGAATTTCCAAG gtggtgctggagcagggccctATGGTTTCCAGCCACAGCCCATGGGAGGCCCACCTGGTCTGGGTGGTCCACCCATCCAGAACCAGCCCACCGCCAAGGACGGGACAATCTGGATgcccatccctcctcctcctcccaacTGCCCTCCCGGTCTGGAATACCTCACACAG ATTGACCAGATATTAATTCATCAGCAAACCGAACTTCTTGAGA ttttccttggATTTGAATCAAACAACAAATACGAAATCAAGAATACGTTGGGGCAAAGGGTGTACTTTGTGGTAGAGGACACTGACTGCTGTACAAGGAACTGCTGTGGGCCATCACGACCTTTCACCATACGGATTATGGACAATCTGGGTCGTGAGGTGATAACACTGCAGAGACCCCTGAGGTGTTCGTCGTGTTGTTTCCCCTGCTGCTTACAGGAG ATAGAAATTCAGGCACCTCCAGGAACACCAGTTGGTTATGTTGTCCAGAACTGGCATCCCTGTCTACCCAAGTTCACTGTTCAAGATGAGAGAAGAATGGATGTACTGAAAATTAGTGGCCCATGTGTTGTCTGCAGCTGTTGTGAGGATGTTAATTTTGAG GTGAAGACTTTGGATGAGATTTCTACCATTGGGAAGATTTCTAAGCAGTGGACTGGGTTTTTGAAAGAAGCGTTTACAGATGCAGATAACTTTGGAGTTGCATTCCCAATGGACCTTGATGTAAAAATGAAGGCAGTCATGATTGGCGCTTGCTTTCTTATC gATTTCATGTTTTTTGAGCGTATTGGTGATAACCCGCAGCGAACAGGAGTGTGGCAGTGA